In Kushneria marisflavi, the following are encoded in one genomic region:
- a CDS encoding PA3496 family putative envelope integrity protein, which translates to MQKQTADQSRLNAVRNEILDIALHIDAKENEKRRQRAAERALKARRGIEDHFESRRLATQLSEEDERRHHFG; encoded by the coding sequence ATGCAAAAACAGACTGCTGATCAATCCAGACTCAATGCCGTTCGCAACGAAATTCTCGATATCGCCCTGCATATTGATGCGAAGGAAAACGAGAAACGCCGACAGCGCGCCGCCGAGCGTGCCCTGAAGGCCCGTCGGGGTATCGAGGATCACTTCGAATCACGACGGCTGGCCACGCAACTCAGCGAGGAGGATGAACGACGGCATCACTTCGGCTAG
- a CDS encoding motility protein A translates to MLLLIVVVLFTAQSPLSFFNLAGLLIVLTGTLAATMISYPMREIRRVVALVGSIFRREPDFIREDIDELVALAREWMHGDARAVERALENTRNPFLRTGISLVIDNVREEEILDLLRWRITRLRARELAEAQIFRTMATYAPAFGMLGTLVGLINMLEVIQNGDLAVIGPRMGVALLSTFYGILLANLLFRPIAVKLERRTEDRLIAMNMVLEGVSMISRRRLPSFIEATLNSFISEAHDELGERLLPRESEGSGGSTP, encoded by the coding sequence ATGCTGCTGCTGATCGTCGTGGTGCTGTTTACCGCCCAGTCGCCCCTGAGCTTTTTCAATCTGGCCGGTCTTTTGATCGTGCTGACCGGAACGCTGGCCGCCACCATGATCAGCTATCCGATGCGCGAGATTCGCCGTGTGGTCGCGCTGGTAGGCAGTATCTTTCGCCGTGAACCCGATTTTATCCGCGAGGACATCGACGAACTGGTGGCGCTGGCCCGCGAGTGGATGCATGGCGATGCCCGCGCCGTGGAGCGGGCGCTGGAAAACACTCGCAACCCCTTTTTGCGCACCGGCATCAGCCTGGTGATCGATAACGTGCGCGAAGAGGAGATTCTCGATCTTCTGCGCTGGCGCATCACGCGTTTGCGCGCCCGGGAGCTGGCCGAGGCGCAAATCTTTCGCACCATGGCCACCTACGCGCCGGCCTTTGGCATGCTGGGCACTCTGGTTGGTTTGATCAATATGCTGGAGGTGATCCAGAACGGCGATCTGGCCGTCATCGGCCCACGCATGGGTGTGGCCCTGCTGTCGACCTTTTACGGCATCCTGCTGGCCAACCTGCTGTTCAGACCGATTGCGGTCAAGCTGGAGCGCCGCACCGAGGATCGCCTCATTGCAATGAACATGGTGCTGGAAGGGGTTTCCATGATCTCGCGCCGTCGCCTGCCCTCCTTTATCGAGGCCACGCTCAACTCCTTTATCAGTGAAGCCCACGACGAACTGGGCGAGCGTCTCCTGCCACGTGAGTCGGAAGGCAGTGGAGGCAGCACGCCGTGA
- a CDS encoding sodium-dependent transporter, whose protein sequence is MTNKPHSHAQWSSRIAFLLAAVGSSVGLGNIWKFPYMTGESGGGAFVLVYLICILLIGLPILMSEWLLGRLGQKNPISTMNRIAGRLKRSKAWVLIGVGGILAAWLILSFYSVIGGWALAYIRYSATATFTGLDGEGVGALFSNLLGSPGLLLLWHSLFMILTIAIVAGGVAGGLERAAKILMPALAVLLLVMVGYAATTGSFEAGLDYLFNPDFSRLDGDVILAAMGHAFFTLSLGMGIMMAYGSYLSDDVNIGRTALTVVVLDTIIALAAGMAIFPIVFANGLDPAAGPGLIFQTLPLAFGSMSGGVIFGTLFFVLLVFAAWTSAISLLEPIVEWLEEKSPLNRLQSALVAGAATWLLGIATVLSFNDWSAFTPFGMTVFDLLDYVTSKFMLPLTGLATIVFVGWFMGRDEVRAQLNMSGMAFAWWRFSARFIAPIGVAIVFVYNLIH, encoded by the coding sequence ATGACCAACAAGCCCCATTCTCATGCGCAGTGGTCCTCGCGCATCGCTTTCCTGCTCGCCGCGGTCGGCTCTTCCGTCGGGCTGGGCAATATCTGGAAATTCCCCTATATGACCGGGGAGAGCGGCGGCGGTGCCTTCGTTCTCGTCTATCTGATCTGCATTTTGCTGATCGGCCTGCCGATTCTGATGAGTGAGTGGCTGCTGGGCCGGCTGGGGCAGAAAAACCCCATTTCGACCATGAACCGCATCGCCGGGCGTCTCAAGCGCTCCAAGGCCTGGGTACTGATCGGTGTGGGCGGCATCCTTGCGGCCTGGCTGATTTTGTCGTTTTACAGCGTGATCGGCGGCTGGGCGCTGGCCTATATCCGCTACAGTGCGACTGCGACCTTTACCGGGCTTGACGGCGAAGGCGTTGGCGCGCTGTTTTCCAATCTGTTGGGAAGCCCTGGCCTGCTGCTGCTCTGGCACAGCCTGTTCATGATCTTGACCATTGCCATTGTGGCCGGCGGCGTCGCCGGCGGGCTTGAGCGGGCCGCCAAGATTCTCATGCCGGCGCTGGCCGTACTGCTGCTGGTCATGGTGGGCTATGCCGCCACCACGGGCAGCTTTGAAGCCGGGCTGGATTATCTGTTCAATCCCGATTTCTCAAGGCTCGATGGTGATGTGATTCTGGCCGCCATGGGCCATGCCTTTTTCACCCTGAGTCTGGGCATGGGCATCATGATGGCCTACGGCTCCTATCTCAGCGATGACGTCAATATCGGCCGCACGGCGCTGACGGTGGTCGTTCTTGACACGATCATTGCGCTGGCCGCCGGCATGGCCATCTTCCCGATCGTTTTCGCCAACGGTCTTGATCCGGCCGCCGGCCCCGGGCTGATCTTCCAGACCCTGCCATTGGCCTTTGGCAGCATGTCCGGCGGTGTCATTTTCGGCACGCTGTTTTTTGTACTGCTGGTCTTTGCCGCCTGGACCTCGGCGATCTCGCTGCTGGAGCCGATCGTGGAATGGCTTGAGGAGAAGTCTCCATTGAATCGTCTGCAGTCGGCGCTGGTGGCCGGAGCAGCGACCTGGCTTCTGGGCATTGCCACGGTGCTGTCGTTCAACGACTGGTCGGCCTTTACACCCTTTGGCATGACGGTGTTCGACCTGCTCGACTATGTGACCAGCAAGTTCATGCTGCCGCTGACCGGTCTTGCCACCATCGTGTTCGTAGGCTGGTTCATGGGGCGTGACGAAGTGCGCGCTCAGCTCAACATGAGCGGTATGGCCTTTGCTTGGTGGCGTTTCTCGGCGCGCTTTATCGCGCCTATCGGGGTCGCCATCGTGTTTGTTTATAACCTGATCCATTAA
- the phoU gene encoding phosphate signaling complex protein PhoU: MDITNDPHSQHISRQFNQELESLKTQLLAMGGLVERQINEVIAALLEGNFEAAERVRDNDREVNNFQLDIDDECAHILARRQPTASDLRLVLAVTRATSDLERMGDEANKIARHALSLIEEGLTSRGFTEIRHISTRVRDMVRQALTAFARMDVPMAREVLGEDEIVDQDYQTAMRSLVTFMMEDPRSISSVLNVMWILRSLERIGDHADNLAESVIYLVEGDDIRHSNSAQPSPDSPSGI; encoded by the coding sequence ATGGACATTACCAACGACCCTCACAGCCAGCATATTTCACGTCAGTTCAATCAGGAGCTGGAGTCACTGAAGACCCAGCTGCTGGCGATGGGGGGGCTGGTAGAGCGTCAGATCAACGAGGTTATCGCCGCGCTGCTGGAAGGCAATTTCGAGGCGGCCGAGCGGGTGCGTGACAACGACCGTGAGGTCAACAACTTCCAGCTCGACATCGATGACGAGTGCGCTCATATTCTCGCCCGCCGTCAGCCCACGGCCTCCGATCTGCGGCTGGTGCTGGCGGTGACGCGCGCAACTTCTGATCTGGAGCGCATGGGCGATGAAGCCAACAAGATCGCCCGTCATGCCCTGAGTCTGATCGAGGAAGGACTGACCAGCCGCGGCTTTACCGAAATTCGCCATATCAGTACCCGCGTGCGCGACATGGTGCGTCAGGCCCTGACCGCCTTTGCCCGCATGGACGTGCCCATGGCCCGTGAAGTGCTGGGCGAGGACGAGATCGTCGATCAGGACTACCAGACCGCCATGCGGTCGCTGGTCACCTTCATGATGGAGGACCCGCGCTCGATCAGCTCGGTGCTCAACGTCATGTGGATTCTGCGCTCGCTGGAGCGTATCGGCGATCATGCCGACAATCTGGCCGAATCGGTGATCTATCTGGTCGAGGGCGATGACATTCGCCATTCAAACAGCGCCCAACCCTCGCCCGACAGCCCTTCCGGTATCTGA
- a CDS encoding DUF72 domain-containing protein: MWANADWRGTLYGRYAEPSDSLPDYASVFSCVEGNTTFYSGAPREDVVATWARQAPTHFRFCFKLPSMLTHDKRLVGIEAELDHFIERLAPLHDRLGPTMIQLPRDFGLDELPMLEATLKRWPKALPCAVEVRHSEFFHKGAAEQSLNRLLITHGADRVMLDARALFATPAGDDVRLQQAQREKPRRPLHVLSTAAQPVVRFIGHFDDAINHARFTPWIEQLALWMEQGKSPVLFVHTPDNRAAPLLARDFYTRLAERIALPRLSEFAGERQESLF, from the coding sequence ATGTGGGCCAACGCCGACTGGCGCGGCACGCTTTATGGGCGTTACGCCGAGCCGAGTGACTCGCTGCCGGACTATGCCAGCGTCTTTTCCTGCGTCGAAGGCAATACCACCTTCTATAGCGGGGCACCGCGGGAGGACGTGGTGGCCACCTGGGCGAGACAGGCGCCGACACACTTTCGATTCTGCTTCAAGCTGCCCTCGATGCTGACCCATGACAAGCGGCTGGTGGGCATTGAAGCCGAGCTGGATCATTTTATCGAGCGGTTGGCGCCGCTGCATGATCGGCTGGGGCCGACCATGATTCAGCTGCCGCGGGACTTCGGTCTCGATGAGCTGCCCATGCTTGAAGCTACTCTGAAACGCTGGCCGAAAGCGCTGCCGTGCGCCGTGGAAGTGCGGCACAGTGAGTTTTTCCACAAGGGGGCGGCCGAACAGTCGCTCAACCGGCTGTTGATAACTCACGGGGCCGATCGGGTCATGCTGGATGCCCGCGCGCTTTTTGCCACCCCGGCCGGTGACGATGTCCGGCTACAGCAGGCCCAGCGTGAAAAGCCACGTCGACCACTCCATGTGCTGAGCACGGCAGCACAGCCGGTGGTGCGCTTTATCGGACACTTCGATGACGCCATCAATCACGCACGCTTTACGCCCTGGATCGAGCAGCTGGCGCTGTGGATGGAACAGGGGAAAAGTCCTGTATTGTTTGTGCATACCCCGGATAATCGTGCGGCGCCGCTGCTGGCGCGCGATTTTTACACGCGGCTGGCCGAGCGGATCGCGCTGCCGAGACTTTCCGAGTTTGCCGGTGAGCGTCAGGAATCACTCTTTTGA
- a CDS encoding SIS domain-containing protein: MSVTLFDDLRARLPAFRRSEQKVARFVLRNADEVIHLPLAALAGRVGVSEPTVIRFCRAIDCTGYQDFKLKLAQTLATGEQFSEFSMNETDSVAEFSRGIFDSTVGTLLGVRDRIDATSMTRAINALSDASRVEFYGYGASGAVAIDAQHKFFRLRISTAAYSDPHMQHMSAVTLGEHDVVVAISQTGRSSSLLSSVDIALSHGATVIGLCPADSPLAEKCTLGLYIDVFEDSEVYRPMSSRIAHLVVIDILAVGVAKTRGPQLAEHLVAVKRSLDPLRTARPDPFDRARQESARTRGKSDDQ, translated from the coding sequence TTGAGTGTCACGCTTTTTGATGACCTTCGCGCCCGGCTTCCGGCCTTTCGCCGCTCCGAGCAGAAAGTGGCCCGTTTTGTACTGCGCAATGCCGATGAAGTCATTCATCTGCCACTGGCCGCGCTGGCTGGCCGGGTAGGCGTCAGCGAGCCTACGGTCATCCGATTCTGTCGTGCCATCGATTGCACGGGGTATCAGGACTTCAAGCTCAAACTGGCGCAGACACTGGCGACCGGTGAGCAGTTCTCCGAGTTTTCGATGAATGAAACCGACAGCGTCGCCGAGTTCTCCCGCGGAATCTTTGATTCCACCGTGGGAACGCTTCTGGGCGTACGTGACCGAATCGACGCCACCAGCATGACCCGCGCGATCAACGCGCTGTCGGATGCCAGCCGGGTCGAGTTCTACGGTTACGGTGCCTCCGGGGCAGTGGCCATCGATGCCCAGCACAAGTTCTTTCGCCTTCGCATCTCGACGGCGGCCTATTCCGATCCACACATGCAGCACATGTCGGCGGTCACTCTCGGCGAGCATGATGTGGTGGTGGCCATTTCCCAGACCGGGCGTTCCAGCTCGCTGCTTTCGAGCGTCGACATTGCCCTGTCTCACGGCGCCACGGTCATTGGACTGTGTCCGGCGGATTCACCGCTGGCCGAAAAGTGCACGCTCGGGCTCTATATCGATGTGTTCGAGGACAGCGAGGTCTATCGCCCCATGAGTTCGCGCATCGCGCATCTGGTGGTGATCGATATTCTCGCCGTGGGCGTGGCCAAGACACGCGGCCCGCAATTGGCCGAGCATCTGGTAGCGGTCAAGCGCAGCCTTGATCCGCTGCGCACGGCCCGCCCCGACCCTTTCGACCGGGCCCGTCAGGAAAGCGCCCGCACCCGCGGCAAATCCGACGATCAATAG
- the uvrD gene encoding DNA helicase II, producing MDASALLDSLNSDQRDAVGAPQGNMLVLAGAGSGKTRVLVHRIAWLMEVDGLSPWSILAVTFTNKAAREMRSRLETLLKVSPRGMWVGTFHSIAHRLLRTHWQDAGLPEHFQIIDSDDQLRLVKRLLRDHNIDDERYPPKQVQYFIGGCKEEGLRPGDIDAHGDAYMQQMVDLYELYHLACERGGLVDFGELLLRSLELLRDNARLLQHYRERFQHLLVDEFQDTNTLQYAWLKLLAGDRACLTAVGDDDQSIYGWRGAKVENLARFRDEFHDTRLVRLERNYRSTSAILEAANALIRNNAGRMGKELWTDVTEGERISLYGGFNDLDEARFIVDTIAAQVREKDRARRDIAILYRSNAQSRVLEEALIRQKVPYRIYGGQRFYERLEIKNALAYLRLMVSRDDDASLERVINVPARGIGTRSVELLRAYARDEGVSLWQALNDAPSKGLLKGRAASSVTTFSNLIDQLDNDTAGLALHEMIDHVISQTGLIEHHRAEKGEKGQARVENLEELVSAAKSATQSNPFDPMSDREGDTLGTFLAEAALNSGEHEADEFEDAVQMMTLHSAKGLEFPVVFVAGMEEGLFPHKMSLEEPGRLEEERRLCYVGVTRAMEKLYLTHAESRRLHGKETFQRPSRFLRELPENLVEEVRLRGQISRPVTSKASSVRQEQVDGGEELPSLSLGQRVSHPVFGEGVVINAEGQGQRARVQVSFEEDGDKWLVLGFARLVPLG from the coding sequence ATGGACGCCTCTGCGCTACTCGATTCGCTCAACTCCGATCAGCGCGACGCGGTCGGCGCCCCTCAGGGCAACATGCTGGTGCTGGCCGGCGCCGGTTCCGGCAAGACCCGGGTGCTGGTGCATCGCATTGCCTGGCTGATGGAGGTCGATGGCCTGTCGCCCTGGTCGATACTGGCCGTGACCTTCACCAACAAGGCCGCCCGCGAGATGCGATCGCGGCTGGAGACGCTCTTGAAGGTCTCGCCGCGCGGCATGTGGGTCGGCACCTTTCACTCGATTGCCCATCGACTTTTGCGCACCCACTGGCAGGATGCCGGCCTGCCCGAGCATTTCCAAATCATCGACAGTGATGATCAGCTGCGGCTGGTCAAGCGGCTGCTGCGCGATCACAACATTGATGACGAGCGCTATCCGCCCAAACAGGTGCAGTACTTCATTGGCGGCTGCAAGGAAGAAGGCCTGCGCCCGGGCGACATTGACGCCCATGGTGATGCCTACATGCAGCAGATGGTCGATCTCTACGAGCTCTACCATCTCGCCTGTGAACGTGGCGGACTGGTCGATTTCGGCGAGCTGCTGCTGCGTTCGCTGGAGCTTTTGCGCGATAACGCGCGCCTTCTGCAGCACTACCGCGAGCGGTTTCAGCACCTGCTGGTCGACGAGTTTCAGGACACCAACACGTTGCAGTACGCCTGGCTCAAGCTGCTGGCCGGTGATCGTGCCTGTCTGACGGCGGTCGGCGACGATGACCAGTCGATCTATGGCTGGCGTGGCGCGAAGGTCGAGAACCTGGCGCGCTTTCGCGATGAGTTTCACGATACCCGCCTGGTCCGCCTTGAGCGCAACTACCGCTCGACCAGCGCCATCCTTGAGGCGGCCAACGCATTGATTCGCAACAATGCCGGGCGCATGGGCAAGGAGCTCTGGACCGACGTCACCGAAGGCGAGCGCATCTCCCTGTACGGCGGCTTCAACGACCTGGACGAGGCGCGCTTCATTGTCGATACCATTGCCGCTCAGGTACGCGAGAAGGATCGTGCCCGTCGTGATATCGCTATCCTGTACCGCTCCAACGCTCAGTCGCGGGTGCTGGAGGAGGCGCTGATTCGCCAGAAGGTGCCCTATCGCATCTACGGCGGTCAGCGCTTTTACGAGCGTCTCGAGATCAAGAACGCGCTGGCCTATCTGCGCCTGATGGTGTCGCGTGACGATGATGCCTCGCTTGAGCGCGTGATCAACGTGCCGGCGCGCGGCATCGGCACGCGCAGCGTCGAGCTGCTGCGCGCCTATGCTCGCGACGAGGGCGTCTCGCTATGGCAGGCCCTCAACGATGCGCCATCAAAGGGGCTTTTGAAGGGACGCGCCGCCTCGAGCGTGACCACCTTCAGCAATCTGATCGATCAGCTCGATAACGACACCGCGGGCCTGGCCCTGCACGAAATGATCGATCACGTCATCAGCCAGACCGGCCTGATCGAACATCACCGCGCCGAGAAGGGTGAAAAGGGTCAGGCGCGGGTCGAGAACCTGGAAGAGCTGGTCAGCGCGGCGAAGTCCGCTACCCAGAGCAACCCCTTTGATCCGATGAGCGATCGTGAGGGCGACACGCTCGGCACCTTCCTGGCAGAAGCCGCACTCAACTCCGGTGAGCATGAAGCCGATGAATTCGAGGATGCGGTGCAGATGATGACCCTGCACTCGGCCAAGGGCCTCGAGTTTCCGGTGGTGTTCGTGGCCGGCATGGAAGAGGGCCTTTTTCCGCACAAGATGTCGCTGGAAGAACCCGGCCGTCTCGAGGAGGAGCGCAGGCTCTGCTATGTCGGGGTCACGCGGGCGATGGAAAAGCTCTATCTGACCCACGCCGAGTCGCGGCGTCTGCACGGCAAGGAGACCTTCCAGCGCCCGTCGCGCTTTCTGCGTGAGCTGCCGGAAAATCTGGTCGAGGAGGTTCGCCTGCGCGGACAGATCTCGCGCCCGGTCACCTCGAAGGCCTCCAGCGTGCGCCAGGAGCAGGTCGATGGTGGCGAGGAGCTGCCGAGCCTGTCCCTGGGGCAGCGGGTCAGCCATCCGGTCTTTGGTGAAGGGGTGGTGATCAATGCCGAAGGTCAGGGTCAGCGTGCGCGGGTCCAGGTCAGCTTCGAGGAAGACGGCGACAAGTGGCTGGTACTGGGCTTTGCCAGGCTGGTACCGCTGGGCTGA
- a CDS encoding OmpA/MotB family protein codes for MDHRSSSSSGQARQAARELVLTADRSDESDGWMLSYLDLLTLLLVLFVLLLAMRSVVPQEDLSSSTMATRPAATVMVSPLTLAATQQLSPVQNVPVNATGVLPWLTASPSAPTPWQMLPATTTVEPPHPRAPARVDVQAALAVMIPLMERMTPMDEMPAPSNEVMAMDRRLAGIEGVQVTRERERTILRIEDRLLFPSADVDISGQGSVLLDRLLPALRDFDGEISVEGHTDSRTISTERFPSNWELSVGRATAVLRYLSRGGVSASQLRAIGYGPTRPLAGNNTEAGRAQNRRVELVLSPAATRSTSP; via the coding sequence ATGGATCACCGATCGTCGAGCTCCTCCGGTCAGGCCCGCCAGGCCGCCCGTGAGCTTGTGCTGACGGCCGATCGCAGCGATGAAAGCGATGGCTGGATGCTCAGCTATCTGGATCTTTTGACCCTGCTGCTGGTGCTATTCGTGCTGCTGCTGGCCATGCGTAGCGTGGTCCCACAGGAGGACCTGTCGTCCTCTACCATGGCGACCAGGCCCGCCGCGACAGTGATGGTCTCGCCGCTGACGCTTGCCGCCACGCAGCAACTGTCACCAGTACAAAACGTGCCGGTGAATGCCACCGGCGTGCTGCCCTGGCTTACGGCTTCTCCTTCGGCGCCCACGCCCTGGCAGATGCTGCCGGCGACCACAACGGTAGAGCCGCCACATCCCCGGGCACCGGCACGCGTGGACGTTCAGGCGGCGCTGGCGGTCATGATTCCGCTGATGGAACGGATGACGCCAATGGATGAGATGCCAGCGCCTTCAAACGAGGTCATGGCCATGGATCGACGACTGGCCGGTATTGAAGGGGTTCAGGTCACCCGCGAGCGCGAGCGCACCATCCTGCGGATCGAAGACCGACTGCTCTTCCCCAGTGCCGATGTCGACATCAGCGGCCAGGGCAGCGTACTGCTGGATCGTCTGCTGCCGGCGCTCAGGGATTTCGACGGTGAAATTTCGGTGGAAGGTCACACGGACAGTCGGACCATCTCGACGGAGCGATTCCCGTCAAACTGGGAGCTCTCCGTTGGGCGCGCCACGGCCGTGCTGCGCTACCTGAGCCGGGGCGGTGTCAGCGCCTCGCAGCTGCGGGCGATCGGCTATGGGCCAACCCGGCCGCTGGCCGGCAACAATACCGAAGCAGGCCGCGCCCAGAACCGTCGGGTCGAGCTGGTATTGAGCCCGGCTGCGACACGCTCGACCAGCCCGTAG
- the cysZ gene encoding sulfate transporter CysZ: MVYAVSALGRGFSMVLSPGLRRYVVIPLLANLAIYAALFTFVIQRFSGWVNYWMASVPGWLEWLEWLIWPLVVLCLIIVLAFTFTVVANLIASPFYGFLAENVEKRLSGQQESIDDRSLWRQAIDSLKRELQKLAWMAPRVLLLLLIGFVPVLHLAAPLCWALFSIWSMSIQYLDYPMDNNGVSFPDMKKRLSARWWPTLTFGGVVSALIWIPIVNLLVMPAAVAAGVMMWRRHYMALPAPQ, translated from the coding sequence ATGGTGTATGCCGTCTCTGCGCTGGGGCGCGGGTTTTCCATGGTGCTCTCGCCCGGGCTTCGACGTTATGTCGTGATTCCGCTGCTGGCCAATCTGGCCATTTATGCCGCGCTGTTCACGTTTGTGATCCAGCGCTTCTCCGGCTGGGTCAACTACTGGATGGCCAGCGTCCCGGGCTGGCTCGAGTGGCTTGAATGGTTGATCTGGCCGCTGGTCGTGCTGTGTCTGATCATCGTGCTGGCCTTTACCTTTACGGTCGTGGCCAACCTGATCGCCTCGCCCTTTTACGGGTTTCTGGCCGAGAACGTCGAAAAGCGCCTGTCCGGGCAGCAGGAAAGCATCGATGACCGCTCCCTCTGGCGTCAGGCCATCGACAGCTTAAAGCGCGAGCTGCAAAAGCTGGCCTGGATGGCCCCCCGCGTACTGCTGCTGCTGTTAATCGGGTTTGTGCCCGTACTGCATCTGGCGGCACCGCTGTGCTGGGCGCTGTTTTCGATCTGGAGCATGTCGATTCAGTATCTGGACTACCCCATGGACAACAACGGGGTGAGCTTTCCCGACATGAAAAAGCGCCTGAGCGCGCGCTGGTGGCCGACGCTGACCTTTGGCGGCGTGGTCTCCGCCCTGATCTGGATTCCCATCGTCAATCTGCTGGTCATGCCGGCCGCGGTGGCCGCGGGCGTCATGATGTGGCGGCGTCATTACATGGCCCTGCCGGCGCCGCAATAG